AACCGCTCAAAGATCTGTTTTTTTGGACTTTGGCTTAATTCCTAGATTAAGGgggagaaaaatatatataaaagaagaaaagaggctGTAAATTCGGTACACGTTACAGAAAATGCAACAGTTCATTTCTCTAAGCAAGTGGTGATCTTCTAGAATCGCTCTCCTCTCCGCCGCTGGATCCATCTGAGGACTCGGTGAGGCAGCTGGAATCGGATAAACAGGTGGAAGGCTGATGGCTTCCGTCTCTATCTGTCTCCCCCATGAGATCAATGAATTGGATCATATTGCATGGAATTGTTTCATCTCCTGCCGTGTCCGCATCCACGTCGGTggctcttttcttcttaaaaatgcGACAGAGCACCCAATCTCCGTTCGGCACCGTGCAGCTCTGCATGATTAGGAATCGAATCCATCTTAAAccaattattttctactttggATTATATTGTCCGCAATGTTAAATCTTTATAGGAAGACAAACTCACGTGAGTTGAGTTCTTTCTCTGAGGGAAGACGCAGGCCGGGCTCTCGGCGCCGGCGAGCCGGTACTCGTGCATGACCCAGTCGGTCTTGGCGCCGGTCGCAGGCTTCCCTCGGAAGAAGACAAACACCTGCTTCATCCCCACCACCTGGCCGAAGCTAGAGGACTTGATCGGTTTTTCCTTGCCGGTGGCCTTCCAGTAACCCGATCCGGCCGCTCGGTTCGACCGGCTCCCAGTCGGGTATTTCGCCTCCTTCAGATTGAAGAAGTATCTCTCCTCTTCGCATCCACCTGCGAACCGGAATTACGATACATCACAGTTAACACAGCAGTCGGTCACATGGATTGAtgatttctttcttgttttacATGGAAGAGACTGACCTGATAAATCCCAGGGGTCAAACTTTGCGAGATTGATGTCACGAATGACGGAGGAAGGCAACGGGCAGGAGAAGACCTTCCTCTTCAGGTACTGCACCACCAGCTCTTCATCAGTGGGGTGGAATCTGAACCCAGGAGGCAGCTTCAGCATGCCTGTTTTCCTCTCCATCTTAATTTCTCTTTCAATGAAACACAAACAGGGCAAGCAGCAACAGAAGCTACAGGATCGTGGAGGAGCAGTCAAGCTGCAGCGTCGCaattaaaaagagagagagagagagggggcaGAGGCCAGAGGGGAGGGTTGTTGGGAGGAGCAGAGGAGGGTTTATTAGATATatagcagagagagagagagagggacgTCTATGTGGCGTGAACTGGAATCAAACCGTTGACCCAGCTGAAACAAACAACGATTGTCATGAGCCGATCGTATCGTATCACCGAGAGTTTTTAGACTCTTCTTTCTTACCCGCAAAAGGAAAATGCAGATTTGCTTCTTGTTCTTGTTCTGGGAGCAAAGCAAGTTGCAGAAGCAAACTCAATGGACCGTCTCCGGGCGCAAGTTGCTCTTGGCACGACCTCGGGCGAATTTAGTGGTGGTCCGCCACTACcgtttaatatattaattaaaaattcggCCATTTATCAAAGCACGGATTTCATTACCATATGTGTACCTCTTTAATTAACTTTTAGAGTAAAAAAAAACCTTGAAGCTCATTTGTATATGATCCGTCCAATGGTTAAAAACCAATTCATTGCATGCGATAAGCAAAAGAAAGTGTGTTTGAGATTGCGCATTACcccataattaatttaattactgCGGCAGTTCCCTCGTGAAACAGGCGTTGTTTCTTCTGATCACACGATAGCCATTGATAATAAAAAGCAATCCTTTTATCCGGTCAATTACGTGTTTGCGTGTTCAGATTGCAAAGAAGAGGGCCCGTGCTTTTTTGCTGTGGGTGGGAGCAAGCGGGAGGGAGTCAAAAAGGTACGATTATTGCGTTTTTGGAATAGTCTAACTCTTTACGTGCTTGCTTTCTTGCTTGCAATTAATTTGGTTTTATCTGGAGAAGAATCGGAAGCAAACTGAGGAGGCCCACTGTGTGTTTGAGAGAATGTTTGTTGTAGGTTTTAGTAGGAAGCCATGGAGGGAGGAGCCGTCGGAAATGGCGGAGGTTCGCGGAGAGCTCCTCCGTCGTGGAGTTCCTGTGCGGCCTCTGCTTTAGAAATAGCTTTCTGGTTGTTTTTTGTTTCTTGTGCTTGACAGCAAGCGAGTACCTAATGGGTGCTTTGCCCACTGAAGCAAGCAAGTGATGTCAACTCTTGCAGGCATTTTTTGGGTTTCAGTGAGTCAAACTTGGACCGAGGGTTccgttattaaaaaaaaaaattatctgctTTCTTATTTAAAGGGTTTAGGAAGAAGAGTGGGAGGAAGGAAGACAGAGCACTGTACAGAGAGTAAAAAGAGACAGTAATTTAATTGGTCATGTAACAAATTGAACCACtgattttcagaaattttaactAGATTAGTATTTTTAGTGTATGTATATTACACTAATCTTGGGGAAGCATACGCATATTGCAAGGAGTTTTGGATTCAGTGAGTGTCGTCTATATTCCACCACCTAAAAGAAGAATAATAttaaaagatataatttaaatGGTATTTTTAAAAGATGTGTCATTTCATTCGgtatattttctaaaataatttgaggTATTGAGAATATAATTTATTTGTGAACTATAATTCGCAAAATCAACTAGATTAAAGATTAAAAATACTTTCCCCTCATCTAATATTTTTATCGCTGGTTAATCCTAACTAGCGAACCACAAAAGCTAACTTCTTGAAAGCTGTTAACTCTTCTTCTAAGATCTCCTCCTCCATTCATTTCTATCCTAACAGTAAATTTTAATCTTCTCATTCCTCATTTAATCCAAAATGAGCAAAGTCATGCTGAAACTCTTTGTCGATCAAGAGGCCTTCGGGACTTTCCTCATgtttttaatcaaattaagttgttAATTTTTtggattgatcctgtccgagtgctgagtcgatggacgttcGGATATGATGCTCTTGTTGACTGGTCGAAGACTCTAAAGACGTAGATCATTTGCCGCAGTAAACCTGCAAACACAATGCCAAGCCGGGGAAGGgttccccggcgacgaccctccaacgctcaagtcaaaccTCCGGCAGAAAGAagtagagagaagaagaagcgagAACTGTACGCTTTTCTGTCCGACCCTGTCGCTGGCACAATGCCAAGCCGGGGAGGGGTTCTCCCGTACGCTTTTCTGTCCGACCCTGTCGCTGGCCATGCCTTTTGTCGGTGGCACTGGTTCCTAGGAAGATATCGTCAACTGCTCCCTTTGTCCTTTACCAGGCCGAGCGTAGGAACCGCTTGGCTAGCACCTTTCCCTGGCCGAGAGAAGGGACCGCTCGGCTAACGCCCTCCCCATAGGTCGGACCGACTCAGATGTACGCTCGGCCGCTAATTTGATGTCCGACTCCACCCTATCGAGCGAGGGAGCCTTAGCTGCCGAGTCGATACTATGTTCCTAGTTAGCCGAGCGAGATGTCCGCTCGGCCTTCATCTCTTTTCGCTTGCCTTATGAGCGTCGAAAACTCGGCGCCAGACCGAGCTGTCGAGATGCCGGGTCGACTATTCTTCCTGCCGCTCGGGAAGGTATCTCACCCGATCGGGCGCCTACCTTGGGTCTTGACCACTTTGACTTCCTATCGTGCGAGCCccgtcttaccaccggatcacgtgcctccccctcaagtcaagtcgaaggaggctgcaagtccgactaactggacaaGTAGCCTGGTGAACGGTTGGTCGATCGGCTAATAATGAGTCTGATCCCGCTCGGTCTCTGTGGGACTGATCTTTCTCCCTCGGTCGGTGCTTCGTGTCTTTAAACTTAGTATTTTGGATACTTTTCCTCACCGCTATCGAAGGGGTGTGGGTCGGTCAGCTAATGTTGACGCCGTCCAAATCTCTTCGTGATGCGTGCAAATCAAttccattaaggtcgagcacacgCCCATTAAATGCTGCCCTGTGGGATGACACCACATGTCGTCGGCACAGTTGTCACACGTCTGAGGTGACAGCTGCTGATGTGATGTTTGGCGGTTCGAATTCAACGATCGGATGTGCGCTCTGAttcctgtgccctagatcggacgacCCCGATCGGTCGCGCCCATCTTTATAAAGCCGCCTCGCTGACTCCTGCTTCCTCACTGTTGCTTTCGTATTGGTGTGTTCCAGCGATTGTCCGCATCCAATGCTCCGGCGATCGTTTGCGTTCAACGCTCTAGCGATTCCCGACTCTCTCCTCCGACGCTCCATTCTCCTATAAGCTTTGAGTTCTGTTCCGTCATCTTCCTTTCTTGCCTTTTGGTGTTCTCTGGTGCGCCATCGTTCTGTCCGGTGATCTTCCGCTTTATTTTTCCGGCGATTCCCTCAGcgactccttcttcttctctgtttTCGATTATGGCCAGTTCCTCCCAACCAGTCGACCCGACCCCTAGtctctggtataccaccatggagaccaggtttgatGCGGGTGACGCACCGCACCTCATCAACGTTTTTGACCTCCCGCCCGACCACGATATTGTCCTGGTCGGACCGTCTGATCGGCCACACCACCCACCGACCGACACTATTTGTTTCTTTCGAGACCAGTTCATGGCCGGTCTCCGGTTTCTCATCCATCCGTTCATAactgaagtttgtaatttttttcgAATTTCACTCGCCCAGCTCGTCCCAATTCCTTCCGCTTGTTGTGTGGTGTGGTCGTGCTATTTAAAGTGCACAACATCCCGCTGACCCCTCAAgtcttccattacttctactaccccaaacaatccgagctgggcacctacTTATTTCAATCCCGCATCAGCCTAGTCTTTTTTGACAAGATGACCTCCTCCAACAacacactggaaggagtactttTTTTTATTTGAGACTCCCCGAGCGACCACACTTTCGCACTCAATGGTAGGCCGCCCTGCCACCTCCACTCGAGCTGAAGAGGTATAAGACTTAGCCAAATTACCTCCACGCCGCTAATATGTTGGTCGGGCTGAAGTTCAACATTCACAAATTACTACCAGAGGGCataatgtacatcttcggcctgagtctgaGCCGAGTGAAGCTCCCGAGCAACCTAGGTATTGAATTTCTTAATTTTCTTCCTTTGAGTCTAAGTGATTCTGTTCTTCTCTTGTAGCCGACATCATGATGCGTGCCTGAGCAGCGGGTATAATGAAGGCTAAGCAGACCGAGATCGAAGCAGCTGCTACTAAGGAGATGGAGCAGCTCAGCCTGACCCCGGTAGGCTCGCAGGAGGGCACAGCTGGGGAAACTACAACTGCGGGCGACGGAATCGTCGAGTGGACGCCCAGTGCGGGAGGGGCAACCGAACCAGGCTCAGTTCGCGGTGCGCCGACCGTCATTCCTGCTGAGGGATCGGGGTCATCGGGCGACAAAGTATCGCTCTCCCGCAAAAGGCGCCGAACGGAGACACCATCCCAATCTACTACTTCAGCCATCCAAGCTTCTGCGGAGGGAGGCGTCCCGTCCCCAGCTCCCGTAACAGTGGAGGCTAAttcctccgatcggactccgtcCGTGGCTGAGCTATAAGAGCCGCTCTCCGTTCAGCCACTCACCTCCCTTCCTCCGGCTGGGCGGAAGATAACCCGCTCAGCCATTCTTCTCGTCCGTCATGCCCAATCCTCCGGTCCGTCTGCCTCTGCCCAATCGGTGTCGGGCGGGAGACGATTCGTCACCGCCACCCTTCGTCTGCCGACTGAGGATCTTCGCGCGCTGGGCGACCAGCCGGACTCTCCCCAACATCAAATCTACATCCGGGGTCGGCTCGGCCGAGTTTGGGAGGAGGCGAGGGCGCGAGCGGCCATGAAACCCCCAGGCACATTGGCCGATAGTCATCTGGAGATGTCCACCGGGGTTAGTACTTTCAGTTATCACTTCATAAATTATCTTCGATCGACACTAATATTTGTTTGTAGTACTGGGTGGAAAGCATCGCCATGTGCCAGTGGTTGGCACGGGTGGAagatgagctgaagaagctcaaaatttCTGGAGAAGGCTCTTCCTCCCGGGGACTGCCATCCGCTCAGCTGAAGGCCGAACTAGAGAGGGCCCAACAACTTCTGACGGAGGAGCAACAAAAATCGATCGAGCAGGGAGTCAGATTGAGGCTCAATTGAAGACTTACGATCGGAAACTCGATCTGGCCCCTACAAGGAAACAACGCGCCATCGCCGATATGGAAGAAAAGAACAAAGAAGCCCGACAAATTGGCCAAAGATCTGGAGAAAGCAAAGGACTCCTTATCGGTCGAGCGGGAGAGTTGTTCGACAAAGGAGACTGAACTTCAAGGCTAAGTGAAGCGCCTTGAAGAGGAACTGGAGGCTTCGCGTGCTGCTTTGAAGACctatcaggaggccgagccgagtcgcttCGCGGTCCTGAAGCAACGGTACCTCCGCTCAGACCAATTCATGGGGAAGGCGGCTGATCGGATTGCCTGATCGTTTGAGCTGGCGATCGAGACGACGCTCAGCCAGCTGAAGATGAACGGTCATGTCTCCGAGGCCCTATCTGATAAGGACGTGAACCGCGTCCAACTCCTTGAATCCATCCCCTACGAGGTCTTTGAATACATCGAGTGAGCAAGGGGTCGGTAGAGTTTTTTGTAAGCCTTGACTGTAATCCTGCCGCTCGGCAGAGTTAATTAATGAAATTATTTTGCACCCTCTTCATATGTTGTTTGCTTGCTAAGTATTTGGATGTGTAGTCCCACTCGGCTGTGGCACCCATACTATTATTGAAACATTCATTTAGGATCATAACTCTgggatttatagtcaccgctcgacttcaATTTTAGCATATACGCTAGACGATTTTCTAAGGCCGGGGTTCatcgtcgccgctcgatgatctGTAAGAcggagtttttatagtcgccgctctgactctagggtttaacgttgccgctcaacGATCTTCAAGgtgggatttttatagtcgccgctctgactctagaatttaacgtcaccactcgacagtcttcaaggcggggtttttatagtcgccgctccgactctagggtttaactcGACCTTCTTCAAggcagggtttttatagtcgtcgctctgactctagggtttaacatcgttgctcgacggttttcaaggcagagtttttatagtcaccgctccgactctggggtttaccatcgccgctcgacggtcttcaaggcggggttttatagtcgtagctccgactctagggtttaacgtcgccgctcgacggtcttcaaggagGGGTTTTTATAGTTGCCGCTCCGACTCtaaggtttaacgtcgtcgctcgacggtcttcaaggcggggtttttataatcGTTGCtccaactctagggtttaacgtcgccgctcgagtGACTGCCTGATCTCCTCTCGTCGTTCGATACTCGTCCGCCTATATTGCAGTTCGTGGGAAGGCGATCGACGACAATAACTCCTGGGAGTCAGCTGGGTGACTACAGGGACTCCGCGGCAGTCTCAGGTGTTGTGGGTGACGGATTGATGGAAAGCATAGAACATAGGAGTCCATGCCTTTCCCTTGGGCTTTGGCCGTTCAACAGCTACGTGTTGGGCGGAGTGTGGCCTTGCCTCCTGATTTGGTCGTACCACATCGGCTCCGGGCCCTCTTGGAGGCTGGTGACTATTTGGCGGCCTTCATTCGGCCTGCATAGTCGGTTCCGATGGCGCTTCTTTCCTTCGTGCCGCCTGAGAtgcttccacgttgatgtactcgttgaccttctttagcatatgatcataatcgcgGAGCGGCttctattggttagtcctaggaaaatcgtaccggttccactgtacaaaaattttgtacaagtgtcgaacttttccttaaataacctattgtgttctttaaaagttaaattaggaatcgtagatgaaacttaacatcatcgattccaaatttaacttatctgttcttaatggtttagatttgaatcacaagcggaacttaacactattgattcaaatccacctacgttataaattccattaaatattaatttccaaaattggcttccaggactgcatggcgaggcacatgaccttcttggatatgggagcaaccaccaccgcctatacaaagccttttaagaaaagctaatatttaatttccttaaataactctaggtttaaccaaaaggaataatcgaatcacaaatttgaaaaacaaagaaaacacaaactcgaaaaataaattcgaaaaactagatctaatatctcttgtatttggaattcatacaaagaaaaataactagtataatgcggaagaaaattattagttataccttctctttgtatgttaatgagctcgagatcttctgccgtattccttgcctcgccttgaacgtcgtgtgggcgacgatcctccaagatgaacaccatccaaagagctttcttcttcctcctctaaaatccggccaccaccaccaatttaggaatcaaagagagcaagggaaatggaaggggagagatccggccaTAATAGAGAGAGTACAAGCAAGTGAATAAGAGAtgatgcaatccctacttctcctcttcttctccttctctttgtatccggccacaccaagcaaccacaagaggtggccgaccctagcatgaAAGGAAACAAGGGTCGGCCCTTAGGAGAAgagtagagagaagagagaaaaagaatagctTCATCATGAGgcttctcctccccttctttaaTAATACTtacccaagacaaataaggaatgactttttacaaaaattaaaatcttcctcttgtttttctttttcccttttaatttttccttttccttcctcttgattgaatcaatcaccaattatagattggttttaatttgattggatgatgatttaatcctattggttggccccttgcttgggcaccaagcaagggtggtcgacccctataaggaaggaaaagatatcttttgtaaaaattttataaactcttataaaattttataagttctcttttaatttcctaaagtggatgttaaaaaaggaaagttttaaaaattaaaaccatgttttaaaatttaaaacttctcttctaaatatttccttttttaacatggttacaaaaatttaaattttaaaacttctattcctttttctaaaaccatgaggatgattaaaaaaggaaaattttaaaacttttaaattttcttttaaaacatgtggcctaattcaaataaggaaagtttttaaattttaaatttctcttttaaaacttgtagttttctacaaagagaagattttaaaaattcaaaacacccctccttgtttgaattaatgtggtcgaccccctcttgcttgggcaccaagcaaggggtcgaccccttaagaggatatggtgaccgaccattgcttggtcaccaagcaatggaccgacccccttcttggacatcaagatgggcctttctttggatagacttgaggctttaatgaggctacgacagggacctagaggagaaattagttttggccttccgatgagcttgagtatcccatgttcgtctcgaacacacaactcaagttcatcgataataattcatttcactagagagttattatcgcactaccgcaccaatcccaaatgacatatgagctccttcttatcatgagtgtgttagtctctctgtgtttaagataacgaatatctactaattaagtaagttactaacaactcacttaattaatatctagctccaagagtagtaccactcaacttcattatcatgtcggactacgtccatctgtagggtttaacatgacaatccttatgaactcctcttgggggcattctcaacctagataactaggagacaaattccttttataatcaacaacacacattataagtaatatcatttctcaacttatcggtcattttgatttatcgagctaaacctcaccctttgataagtcaaagaaataaatattaaatatatgtgcttgttattatattaggattaagagcacacacttccataataactaaggtctagttcttttataagtcagtacaaaagaatttacctaaactggtcttactcaatacacttagagtgtactagtataatttattagtcaagataaactaatacctaattacactacgattattccaatggtttgttcctttctatcttagtcgtgagcaactgtttataatttataaagaactgataacatgatcttttgtgtgtgacaccacacaccatgttatttacaatataaattaattaaataactacACTTAACGAATAAATGTAAGTATTCgatcattgtgattctttatttttaaataaatgtttatacaaaagataggcttttagtatacactctaacagcttcctgatgagcgagcggaagaagtccccgtcaacaagcccttgggtgaaggcatgcATTATTGTTTCGGACGAGATcgtggggatgtccatggccgCCTGGTTAAAACGTTGGATGTAGGTCTGAAGAGTCACTCTCGAcccttgcttcatagagaacAGACTGATGCCGGTCTTCTGATAGCGTCTACTGctcgcaaagtggtggaggaaggtcgtcctAAAGTCCTTGAAGCTTTGAATCGACCCGTCCGGCAACCTTTGAAACCAACATTGTGCTAAGCTGGACaaagtagtgaggaagactcggcacttaactCCATCCGTGTACTGATGAAGGGTTGCAGCGTTGTCGAACTTGCCGAGGTGGTCGTTTGGGTCAGTCAacccgttgtactcgccgatcgccaGGGTGCGTAGTGCCTTGGCAGAGGATCCTGCAGAATTGCTTCAGAGAATTGGCGGTTGATCCACTCGGGTGATGAGTCAGCTCGGGGCGCTTTGCCCTTTCTTACATCCCGAGCGGGAGCTTCGCCTAGGAAGACCGGTCTCGATTCGCTTGCGCGATCTCagagggcgtctggaacaaggCCCAATGGAATGGGATTGGGGCGGGCGGCGCCTCTACTTGTGTACCAGTTTGACCTTTATTTTGACCCCATATGGAGAGCTGTTCCGGCCGGTC
This region of Zingiber officinale cultivar Zhangliang chromosome 9A, Zo_v1.1, whole genome shotgun sequence genomic DNA includes:
- the LOC122021587 gene encoding NAC domain-containing protein 83-like, producing MERKTGMLKLPPGFRFHPTDEELVVQYLKRKVFSCPLPSSVIRDINLAKFDPWDLSGGCEEERYFFNLKEAKYPTGSRSNRAAGSGYWKATGKEKPIKSSSFGQVVGMKQVFVFFRGKPATGAKTDWVMHEYRLAGAESPACVFPQRKNSTHSCTVPNGDWVLCRIFKKKRATDVDADTAGDETIPCNMIQFIDLMGETDRDGSHQPSTCLSDSSCLTESSDGSSGGEESDSRRSPLA